A stretch of the Arachis stenosperma cultivar V10309 chromosome 6, arast.V10309.gnm1.PFL2, whole genome shotgun sequence genome encodes the following:
- the LOC130933550 gene encoding uncharacterized protein LOC130933550: MYVRNRRWSHSSIGRRVNTLPLRRDALDNIIGAGGDRNCIWELRMSLNAFANLCELLKVQGGLDEDGHVGIGEQVATFLIILAHHTKNRSVQVRFYRSGETISRYFHKVLCSVLRVQSILFATADPVPEDCVDPRWKWFKGCLGALDGTYIDVTVPKNDKSRYRTRKSRISTNRCFGLLKKRWAILRSLSFYPIRIQSHIIIACCLLQNFIRMNMDVDPEEDATLSPEHIPIGDDTIVDEADTIDVVESSHEWTQWREDLATEMWEIWRGEHGA; encoded by the exons atgtatgttaggAATAGAAGGTGGAGTCATTCTTCGATTGGTCGAAGAGTGAACACATTACCATTAAGGCGAGATGCATTAGATAATATTATTGGGGCGGGTGGAGATAGAAATTGCATATGGGAGCTACGAATGAGTTTGAATGCATTTGCCAATTTGTGTGAATTGCTAAAAGTTCAGGGTGGGTTGGACGAAGATGGTCATGTTGGCATAGGCGAGCAAGTAGCTACTTTCTTAATCATTTTAGCTCACCATACCAAAAATCGTAGCGTACAAGTTAGGTTCTATAGGTCTGGTGAAACTATAAGTAGGTATTTTCACAAGGTATTGTGTTCGGTTTTGCGTGTTCAAAGTATATTATTTGCAACGGCAGATCCTGTTCCGGAAGATTGTGTGGATCCAAGATGGAAATGGTTTAAG GGTTGTCTAGGAGCATTAGATGGAACTTACATAGATGTCACTGTCCCGAAGAATGATAAATCTAGATATCGGACGAGAAAATCTAGAATATCCACCAAT CGGTGCTTTGGATTGCTTAAGAAAAGATGGGCGATTCTACGAAGTCTGTCATTTTACCCTATTAGGATTCAAAGCCACATTATTATCGCTTGTTGTTTGTTACAAAATTTTATTCGTATgaatatggatgttgatcccgAAGAAGATGCAACTCTTTCACCGGAACACATACCCATAGGAGATGATACTATTGTTGATGAAGCCGACACAATTGATGTTGTGGAAAGTAGCCACGAGTGGACTCAATGGCGTGAGGACCTAGCAACCGAAATGTGGGAAATATGGAGGGGAGAACATGGCGcgtag
- the LOC130934106 gene encoding pentatricopeptide repeat-containing protein At4g11690-like isoform X1, whose amino-acid sequence MCHSYEALVLIQKMVKVPPTKALSLFNSLNHHHTPQSISFILNHLLSSAMLSHAHSLLLCLISGRISSPFFSPSSLMHQLTHTQFIHNSTHTLLYEAIINAYVHSHLPDQALCFLNHMVCNAHFPTSNTFNNLLILLLRSNCFGKAWLLFNEMKGKVAMDVYSFGIMIKGCCEVGDLIKSFRLLALLIRMGFSPNVVLYTTLIDGCCKIGDVHLAKKLFCKMEGLGLVPNQHTYSVLINGFFKHGLQKEAFLMYENMKQRGTVPNVYAYNCIIKEYCKDGNVDKAFKVFDEMREKGVAYGIVTYNILIDGLCRLKKLQEAVKLVDKVHLVGLTPNLITYNTLINGFCGIGKMDTAVRLFNQSKAIGLSPSLVTYNTLIAGYCKIGNLDRALNMVKEMEERSIAPSEVTYTILIDAFVQLNHMDKAFEIQSLMEKSGLNLDVFTCSILLHGFCMNGNMKEASKLFKSLGELRLEPNSVIYNIMIHGYCKEESSYRALRLLKEMIDNGMVPNLASFCSTIGLLCKEGKWKEAEFLIQKMINSGLEPSVSLYNMIYRAKSEVLDILSAYFCILAYNGKLHMPYEIES is encoded by the exons ATGTGTCATAGTTACGAAGCTCTGGTTCTAATTCAAAAAATGGTGAAAGTGCCTCCAACAAAAGCACTTTCTTTGTTCAATTCTTTAAACCATCACCACACCCCTCAATCTATTTCCTTCATTCTTAACCATCTTCTCTCCTCTGCCATGCTCTCCCATGCCCATTCGCTTCTCCTCTGCCTTATCTCCGGCAGAATctcctctcctttcttctctccATCATCACTCATGCACCAACTCACACACACCCAGTTCATTCATAATTCAACACATACTCTTCTCTACGAGGCAATCATTAATGCCTATGTTCATTCTCACTTACCTGATCAAGCTCTCTGTTTCCTCAACCACATGGTTTGTAACGCCCATTTTCCCACATCAAACACCTTTAATAACCTTTTGATCTTGCTCCTTAGATCTAATTGTTTTGGTAAAGCATGGCTGCTTTTCAATGAAATGAAGGGTAAGGTTGCTATGGATGTCTACAGTTTCGGGATTATGATCAAGGGTTGCTGTGAAGTTGGTGACTTGATCAAGAGTTTTCGGCTTTTGGCTTTGTTGATTCGCATGGGTTTCTCTCCAAATGTTGTCTTATACACTACCTTGATTGATGGTTGTTGCAAGATTGGTGATGTTCACTTGGCAAAGAAGTTGTTTTGTAAGATGGAGGGGTTGGGCTTAGTTCCCAATCAGCACACTTATAGTGTATTGATAAACGGGTTCTTCAAGCATGGCCTTCAAAAGGAAGCATTTCTAATGTATGAAAATATGAAGCAGAGAGGAACGGTGCCCAATGTTTATGCTTACAATTGTATCATCAAAGAATATTGTAAGGATGGGAATGTAGATAAGGCTTTTAAGGTGTTCGATGAAATGCGTGAGAAAGGTGTGGCATATGGTATTGTAACGTATAATATTTTGATTGATGGGTTGTGCAGATTGAAGAAGCTTCAGGAAGCAGTAAAGTTGGTTGATAAAGTGCATCTTGTTGGCTTAACTCCTAATTTAATTACATATAATACACTAATCAATGGTTTTTGTGGCATTGGAAAGATGGACACTGCTGTTAGATTATTTAATCAATCAAAGGCAATTGGACTATCGCCATCATTGGTGACCTACAATACTTTGATTGCAGGGTATTGTAAGATTGGAAATTTGGATAGAGCTCTTAACATGGTCAAGGAAATGGAGGAGAGAAGCATCGCTCCTTCCGAAGTGACTTATACAATCCTTATTGATGCTTTTGTACAATTAAATCATATGGACAAAGCATTTGAAATACAGTCTTTAATGGAGAAGTCTGGTTTGAATTTAGATGTTTTTACATGTAGTATCCTTTTGCATGGGTTTTGTATGAACGGTAATATGAAAGAAGCATCAAAGCTCTTCAAATCATTGGGTGAGCTGCGCTTGGAACCAAACAGTGTCATTTATAATATCATGATTCATGGTTATTGCAAAGAAGAAAGCTCTTACAGGGCTCTTAGATTACTCAAAGAAATGATTGACAATGGAATGGTTCCAAATTTGGCTAGCTTTTGTTCAACCATAGGGCTTCTTTGCAAGGAAGGAAAGTGGAAGGAAGCGGAGTTTCTCATACAGAAGATGATAAATTCAGGATTGGAGCCCTCAGTTTCTTTGTACAATATGATTTACCGAGCCAAAAGTGAAGTTCTG GATATCTTGAGTGCATATTTCTGCATTTTGGCATACAATGGGAAGCTGCATATGCCATATGAAATTGAATCTTAG
- the LOC130934107 gene encoding TITAN-like protein: protein MPAGEQSERIGNKITNPKMTSKTTTNNNENEKKKKKNEFEFCKVCKLNHNQGLRHKYFPNHNKSLSNFLSRFRNKLTDLRFFLINPKILYPEFASQNRFWCVFCNVDIVELRSSFACANGIRHLASAEHVKNLKHFFWKNGGSVDQLEAFMVSDDDVAKWEKKCAALQNEAVSGSGGCRGAVIGPSSDIHNQPNSGNITSFENVYSDSVKSYPSSNDVLPLQYYTNENQISGLSRVHNAGVLGYNTSVVRLEASCSDENSFALQDFAVDKKSHLSSNKGVLDNGRMLSRESSHHGLQMLTQISSVPAENAGGNIHSGAPPPWFEATEGIQIHSIPVLGGAASHSNMSGKSKKLNPKRVGAAWAERRKIEMEREKRGEAVRNECDPTWLPNFGRVWQSGSRRESRKEFEKEKRKLFNAENQSEIPLKIQPYVSKRMRMEGGGDEANG from the exons ATGCCGGCGGGGGAACAATCGGAGCGCATCGGTAACAAAATAACGAACCCTAAAATGACGTCAAAAACCACCACCAACAACAACGagaatgagaagaagaagaagaaaaacgaGTTCGAATTCTGCAAAGTATGCAAGCTGAACCACAACCAAGGTCTCCGCCACAAGTACTTTCCCAACCACAACAAATCGCTCTCCAATTTCCTCTCCAGGTTTCGCAATAAGCTCACCGACCTTCGATTCTTCCTCATAAACCCTAAAATTCTCTATCCTGAGTTCGCTTCTCAGAACCGATTCTGGTGCGTCTTCTGCAACGTTGATATCGTTGAGCTCCGTAGTTCCTTTGCCTG TGCTAATGGAATTCGCCACCTTGCGAGTGCTGAGCATGTGAAGAATTTGAAGCACTTCTTCTGGAAAAATGGTGGCTCGGTGGATCAGTTGGAGGCGTTTATGGTCTCTGATGACGATGTTGCCAAG TGGGAGAAGAAGTGTGCGGCTCTGCAAAATGAAGCTGTGTCGGGGAGTGGTGGATGCCGTGGAGCCGTGATTGGTCCTTCAAGTGATATCCATAATCAACCCAACAGTGGAAATATTACTAGTTTCGAAAATGTTTATTCTGATTCTGTGAAATCATATCCTTCTTCAAATGATGTTTTGCCTTTACAATACTATACAAATGAGAATCAGATATCAGGACTCTCTAGAGTTCACAATGCTGGTGTTTTAGGTTACAATACGTCTGTGGTACGTTTGGAAGCTTCGTGCTCTGATGAAAATTCTTTTGCCTTGCAGGATTTTGCAG TTGACAAGAAAAGCCATCTCTCGAGTAATAAAGGG GTGTTAGACAATGGTAGAATGTTAAGCAGAGAGAGCAGTCATCATG GTCTGCAGATGCTCACCCAAATCTCTTCTGTGCCTGCCGAAAATGCTGGTGGAAATATACATTCTGGAGCACCCCCACCATGGTTTGAAGCAACCGAGGGAATTCAGATACATTCTATACCTGTTTTAGGAGGTGCAGCTTCCCATTCAAACATGTCTGGGAAGTCCAAAAAATTGAATCCAAAACGGGTGGGAGCTGCTTGGGCAGAAAGGAGAAAGATTGAGATGGAGAGGGAAAAGAGAGGAGAGGCTGTGCGAAATGAATGTGATCCCACATGGCTTCCTAATTTTGGCAGAGTCTGGCAATCTGGTAGCAGAAGAGAATCCCGAAAAGAATTCGAGAAGGAGAAACGGAAATTATTCAATGCTGAAAATCAATCTGAGATTCCACTCAAGATACAACCTTATGTTAGTAAAAGAATG CGGATGGAAGGTGGTGGTGATGAAGCAAATGGGTGA
- the LOC130934106 gene encoding pentatricopeptide repeat-containing protein At4g11690-like isoform X2: MCHSYEALVLIQKMVKVPPTKALSLFNSLNHHHTPQSISFILNHLLSSAMLSHAHSLLLCLISGRISSPFFSPSSLMHQLTHTQFIHNSTHTLLYEAIINAYVHSHLPDQALCFLNHMVCNAHFPTSNTFNNLLILLLRSNCFGKAWLLFNEMKGKVAMDVYSFGIMIKGCCEVGDLIKSFRLLALLIRMGFSPNVVLYTTLIDGCCKIGDVHLAKKLFCKMEGLGLVPNQHTYSVLINGFFKHGLQKEAFLMYENMKQRGTVPNVYAYNCIIKEYCKDGNVDKAFKVFDEMREKGVAYGIVTYNILIDGLCRLKKLQEAVKLVDKVHLVGLTPNLITYNTLINGFCGIGKMDTAVRLFNQSKAIGLSPSLVTYNTLIAGYCKIGNLDRALNMVKEMEERSIAPSEVTYTILIDAFVQLNHMDKAFEIQSLMEKSGLNLDVFTCSILLHGFCMNGNMKEASKLFKSLGELRLEPNSVIYNIMIHGYCKEESSYRALRLLKEMIDNGMVPNLASFCSTIGLLCKEGKWKEAEFLIQKMINSGLEPSVSLYNMIYRAKSEVLLKWCNNLGAFLA; the protein is encoded by the exons ATGTGTCATAGTTACGAAGCTCTGGTTCTAATTCAAAAAATGGTGAAAGTGCCTCCAACAAAAGCACTTTCTTTGTTCAATTCTTTAAACCATCACCACACCCCTCAATCTATTTCCTTCATTCTTAACCATCTTCTCTCCTCTGCCATGCTCTCCCATGCCCATTCGCTTCTCCTCTGCCTTATCTCCGGCAGAATctcctctcctttcttctctccATCATCACTCATGCACCAACTCACACACACCCAGTTCATTCATAATTCAACACATACTCTTCTCTACGAGGCAATCATTAATGCCTATGTTCATTCTCACTTACCTGATCAAGCTCTCTGTTTCCTCAACCACATGGTTTGTAACGCCCATTTTCCCACATCAAACACCTTTAATAACCTTTTGATCTTGCTCCTTAGATCTAATTGTTTTGGTAAAGCATGGCTGCTTTTCAATGAAATGAAGGGTAAGGTTGCTATGGATGTCTACAGTTTCGGGATTATGATCAAGGGTTGCTGTGAAGTTGGTGACTTGATCAAGAGTTTTCGGCTTTTGGCTTTGTTGATTCGCATGGGTTTCTCTCCAAATGTTGTCTTATACACTACCTTGATTGATGGTTGTTGCAAGATTGGTGATGTTCACTTGGCAAAGAAGTTGTTTTGTAAGATGGAGGGGTTGGGCTTAGTTCCCAATCAGCACACTTATAGTGTATTGATAAACGGGTTCTTCAAGCATGGCCTTCAAAAGGAAGCATTTCTAATGTATGAAAATATGAAGCAGAGAGGAACGGTGCCCAATGTTTATGCTTACAATTGTATCATCAAAGAATATTGTAAGGATGGGAATGTAGATAAGGCTTTTAAGGTGTTCGATGAAATGCGTGAGAAAGGTGTGGCATATGGTATTGTAACGTATAATATTTTGATTGATGGGTTGTGCAGATTGAAGAAGCTTCAGGAAGCAGTAAAGTTGGTTGATAAAGTGCATCTTGTTGGCTTAACTCCTAATTTAATTACATATAATACACTAATCAATGGTTTTTGTGGCATTGGAAAGATGGACACTGCTGTTAGATTATTTAATCAATCAAAGGCAATTGGACTATCGCCATCATTGGTGACCTACAATACTTTGATTGCAGGGTATTGTAAGATTGGAAATTTGGATAGAGCTCTTAACATGGTCAAGGAAATGGAGGAGAGAAGCATCGCTCCTTCCGAAGTGACTTATACAATCCTTATTGATGCTTTTGTACAATTAAATCATATGGACAAAGCATTTGAAATACAGTCTTTAATGGAGAAGTCTGGTTTGAATTTAGATGTTTTTACATGTAGTATCCTTTTGCATGGGTTTTGTATGAACGGTAATATGAAAGAAGCATCAAAGCTCTTCAAATCATTGGGTGAGCTGCGCTTGGAACCAAACAGTGTCATTTATAATATCATGATTCATGGTTATTGCAAAGAAGAAAGCTCTTACAGGGCTCTTAGATTACTCAAAGAAATGATTGACAATGGAATGGTTCCAAATTTGGCTAGCTTTTGTTCAACCATAGGGCTTCTTTGCAAGGAAGGAAAGTGGAAGGAAGCGGAGTTTCTCATACAGAAGATGATAAATTCAGGATTGGAGCCCTCAGTTTCTTTGTACAATATGATTTACCGAGCCAAAAGTGAAGTTCTG TTAAAGTGGTGCAACAACCTTGGAGCTTTCCTGGCGTGA